The following proteins are co-located in the Octopus sinensis linkage group LG24, ASM634580v1, whole genome shotgun sequence genome:
- the LOC115224064 gene encoding zinc finger protein 239-like codes for MDSPEELPKKVGKSSYHCDICEKTFSLKSSLTNHKRIHAEEKPYNCDICGKSFTIKRNFTEHGYTHTGEKPHICDVCGKSFPRLRTLTTHKRIHTGETPYECDICGKSFTLRRNFTEHRHMHTGEKPHNCDICGKSFLRKHTLITHKHIHTGVKPYKCDTCGKSFSLRGHLTGHKRIHTGEKPYHCDICGKSFTQTCQLTLHKRRVHTGEKPYPCDICGKSFTDGSALTVHKRIHTGEKPYHCDICGKPFSYRSTLSVHKRIHTVKKTSL; via the exons ATGGATTCTCCTGAAGAATTGCCAAAGAAGGTAGGAAAATCgtcgtatcattgtgatatctgtgaaaaGACGTTCTCTCTAAAAAGCAGCCTCACaaatcataaacgtattcacgcAGAAGAGAAACCATacaactgtgatatctgtggtaaatcattcaccatAAAAAGAAACTTCACCGAACACGGATATAcgcatacaggggagaaacctcatatctgtgatgtctgtggtaaatcattccctcggTTGAGAACgctaactactcacaaacgcattcatactggagagaccCCGTatgaatgtgatatctgtggtaaatcgttcactTTGAGACGAAACTTTACCgaacatagacatatgcatacaggggagaaaccacacaactgtgatatctgtggtaaatcattcttgcGCAAACATACCTTAATTACTCACAAGCACATCCATACCGGGGTAAAGCCCTACAaatgtgatacctgtggtaaatcattctctctgaGAGGCCACTTAACtggtcacaaacgtattcatacaggtgaaaaaccatatcactgtgatatctgtggtaaa TCTTTCACTCAAACATGCCAGTTGACATTACACAAAAGACGCGtgcatacgggagagaaaccctatccctgcgatatctgtggtaaatctttcaccGATGGAAGTGCATTAACtgttcataaacgtattcatactggggaaaaaccgtatcactgtgatatctgtggtaaaccgTTCTCATACAGAAGCACGTTATctgttcacaaacgtattcatactgtgAAAAAAACATCACTGtaa